The window CCCACCTGTGGGCTTACCTTCCTGGAGTTGCAGGGGTTGGGCTGACCTTTCCTTAGAGCCTAAGATGAGCCTGACTTTTCAGTCAGGGTAAACATGTGGAGAGTCTTGTTtgatttcaaaattgtttttttttttttttttttttaatctccatacctatcatggggcttgaactcataacctcaAGATTGAGTTGCCAATGGAGTCAGCCAGACATTCCGTGTACAAGGAGTCTTAACCAGGATTTACCCAAAAGGCAAGGCTGGGGGTAAATGATCCAGGACATTGATTTTGGGTCTGTTGACAAGGAAAAGCCACATTAATTGGTGAGGAGCTCTGAAATTCACTATCTGTGGCACTCCTGTCCCCTTTTACTGGCcttgcctttaaaaaacaaaacaaaaaaaaaaaaaactttttaaagacattatcaACATACAACATCACATAAGCTTAAAGAGttcaacatgttaaaaaaaaaaaaaaaaaaaaaaaaaaaaaaaaaaaaagagttcaacaTGTTGATTTGTTAGCCCTGCTTTGTTAGGTCCAAACATCTATGCTATGAAAATCTCCCCTTCCTCAGTCACCTGGCATCCCTTGCTTGGTGTCTCTGTCCTTAGGGCTCTGACCCTCCCTCTTTGTGCTTCTTGGTTAACCCCAGgtcctctttcatttattcatctgccTGTGCACTTCTGTGGCTCTCTGAACAGTGGGTGCTCAGGCTCTCTTGTCTTCAGTGAGAGATCTGTCCCGGATAACACGGGCATTGCAATGACTTCTGCACCACACTTCAGCTGACCAGAGGCAACACACAAAGCCAGTTCTGTGAGCTTGTGAAAACAGAGCAACGGCATCAGCCTATTGACCATGCTAGGGGGTAACTTGGAATAGGTGCTACAAGGGGGTTTCTTTGCTGCCAGTAAACATTGCTGTGAATGTCCCAATTTAATTTGGGCTGCCTTTTCCACTCTGCTGCACCACTTCCACTCCCAGCTCAGTACGGCGGCTCCGGCCTCGGCTACTTGGAACAAGTGCTGGTGATGGAGGAGATCTCCCGAGTTTCTGCAGCAGTGGGGCTCAGCTATGGTGCtcactccaacctctgccttAACCAAATTGTGCGCAATGGAAATGAGGCCCAGAAGGAAAAGTACCTCCCCAAGGTGAGGAAATATCAAGGGAGAAACACGCCAGTGTCAGGGCAACCAGCAATCCTGAGGCGGTCTCCCAGGTTGGGAAGGACTGGTTAGACTTGCTTTCTATGGCATGCTGCCCTCAACCAGATAAGGCTAGGAAGGGTCaaggatttgctttaaaataattcagtcagggcagccttggtggctcagcagtttagcgccgccttcagcccagggcctgatcctggagacctgggatcgagttctgcgtcgggctccccgcatggagcctgcttctccctctgcctgtgtctctgcctctctctctctctcatgaataaataaataaaatctttaaaaaaaaaaaaaatgaaagatgaggaCTTGCTTCCCTTgcaaaggaaatgggaaaggagagatacTTTCAGCCTCACAGATAGTGGGCTTCTGTTCCAGGACTTGACCAATACCCGGTCTGAGACAAGTTTGAAGGGATGTCATGTGAACAGGTGAGAAGCAAGGTCAGTGAGCTCCCGTAGGGCACTTCTGAAGTCATAACCAGCCCTTGCGGTTTCCCTTGCAGCTGATCAGCGGTGAGTACATCGGAGCCCTGGCCATGAGTGAGCCCAATGCTGGCTCTGATGTTGTCTCTATGAAActgaaagcagagaagaaaggtaAGGTTCCTCTCGCGACTTGGGAGCTTCTGGATTGGGAGCTGAAATGGACAAAAGGACAGATCTCAGGATGAGGGAGCAATCAGTGGGGGTGGTCTCTGCTGAGTTTCCAGAGCTGTTGCCCCACTGGGCAGCCTCCTGCTCAGCAGCAGATCCGTGAATTGACTGGTTGAGACAGGCCAACCTGGCTTGACCAAGTAGCCAACTTCTTGTCCTTAGGTGATTACTACATCCTAAATGGAAACAAGTTTTGGATTACTAATGGCCCTGATGCTGACATCCTTATCATCTATGCTAAGACAGATCTGGCTGTTGTGCCAGCCTCTCGTGGCATCACAGCCTTTATTGTGGAGAAGGTGAGTGGAGGGCAGTGCCCAGGGGGAGGCTTCTGTCTCCTGACGCCAGTACCAGAGACGGCTCTCCTCAGCTGGTTGCAGACACAATCAAGTGTGTGTTCTGACAAGGTTCCCAGAGGTAGGGGTGAGGTAGAGAAGCTGACTGAAAGGAGGGTGGCCTAATTGGAGCCCAAGAAGGATGAGTCGGGTCTGAGGATGGTGGAGCCACACAGAGGTCCAGGGAGATGCGGGCAAGAAGGAGGCAACCAGATTTGAAAACTGAGATGTCATTAGTGGCCTTAGGGAGAGCGGCTGTGGAAACCGCCTGTGAGTAGGGATGCcgagggctgggggtggtggatgAAGACCTCAGCAAAGCAGGGGGAGATAGAGCAGGAGTTGGAATGAAGAGGTGGAcaattgattttttgttttgaagaacaGGAGAAAATGGAGCAAATTATTTGGTAGAGAGAAAGTGGAATAGGAGAGTGAGGCATGAGGGAACAAGTGAGTAAAACCCTATAGGGAGCTATGGGACAGATAGGGCTTGGTGAGGGTGATGGAGGAGGAGCCATCTGCCTCAGGACTGTGAGGTGTGAGGGCTTGGAATCATGGGGTTGGGGCAGTTgggagagaattctttttttttttttttttttttttttaagattttgtttattcatgagagatacagagagaggcagagacataggcagagggagaaacagactccatgcagggagcctgatatgagactcgatccctggactccaggatcatgacctgcgcctaaggcagacactcaactcctttgccactcaggcatcccagttgGGAGAGAATTCTAAGAACAAATGTCATATAGGTTTATAATACCCTCTGTGGAGAGAGGGGCCTAACCAAGACTGGAGGATGATTTCACTGAGAAAGAACTGCTCCCGTGAGAAATGGGGAGATCACACTTAGTGGCAGAGGAGAGTGGAGGGTTAGGGCTGGAGTTTCCAGGAGTGGAGTGGTCATACAGAGTGGGGGCCCTGGGAGTAGTACACAGTGTATTGTGCAAATTCAGGGACTGGATGGGAAGGTGGGTGTTTCCCAAGGGTCTGTGTTTTACCAGCCCCCTTTGGAGACTGGTCTGTAATCAGGGTCCCCTTTTTTCCCTGTAAAGAATATGCCTGGCTTTAGCACCTCCAAGAAGCTGGACAAACTGGGGATGAGGGGCTCTAACACCTGTGAGCTAATCTTTGAAGACTGCAAGGTTCCTGGTGAGTCTCTGAGAACGAGCAAGCCCCTGTCTGACCCCTTCATAAGCTGACAAGGCCTATCTCTGGGCAAGAGAAGCTCACCATTGTTAGCTTACGATGACATGCGTCTAGACGGTGGGCTTCCCTCCACCACCGTTGCCTACTGGCCCCTGTATGTGGGCCTCGGGCTGCTGAGCAGCTGTCCTTCTGGCCAGAGCTGTGTGCCTGACTGCGGCTGTCACGAAGGGTGCTATTTCCTATGTGACTGATACACCGTGCCTGGGGTAGTATGCCAGTATCTGGAATAGATGGGTAAGATGTGCCCTCACCCTCTAATGTCCTCCAGACTTCCTTGTTTCTGCGTTTCCCTGGATAGCCCACGTGAGATATTCATTAATGATGCAAAACAACCACTCAGATAAACTGATGGAAGCCAGATTCAGTGAAGACAAGGCAATTcaatttgagtatttttgcaATTAGACAAAGGGCATAGATTTGATGACCAGCTAGGTTTGCTCTGTGCTTCAGCCGTAGACCTTCCCTCTCCCAtgacccaggaccccagaacaGTATGCTTTGGTTACAAGGAACATCTGCAGGGGGTGGGACTGCAGGGGGTGGGATCAGTGTGGATCCTTGTTATCAGGAAACAACCGCCATTGTTAGGCAGGTCAGTGGTCCATGCTGTCCTGAATTTCCTGCTCACACCTCCCAAGGCCATCCAGTGCCCTGGCTTCCGGGTGGGGAGGTGCTCAGCAGATTCTGTAAGTAGCACTGAATGACTCATCTCTTAGACAAAGACTGTTCCACAGACCACTCTTGTCAGGGGTGGGGGCCAGTGAGATTGGAGCAGAGAGCAGATCCAGCCTGGGGAATAgtacttctctgtctcttttaagGGCTTGGGTAAAAAGAACTAGGGAGGGGTTGTATGGCTTCTAGAccaaattagctttttttttttttttttttaagattttatttatttattcatgagattgagagagagaggcagagacacaggcagagggagaagcaggctccatgtggggagcctgacatgggactcgatcctgggtctccaggatcaggtcctgggctgaaggcagcaccacaccgctgagccaccgaggctgcccccaAATTAGCTTTTCTTTCCCATCCAAAGCAGtcgaggaagagaaagggaacatttatttgagagaaagagctcGAGCATgagcggggaggggcagactcAGACTCTccccctgaacagggagcctgacccaacACTGCTCCGGATagcaggacccggagatcatgacctgagccaaagacagacatttaaccgcCTGAGCCCCCTAAGCGCCCCCTAGCAAGCTCTAATTGTGACTGTAAGTAGTAAATTCCATCCTTTTCTCTCACTCAGAACCCTGGttggaggtcagaggtcaggtGACATTTTAGTGCCTGTGTGAAAGCCACGGTATCAAACctggcagcttttttttttttttggcagcttttataaaaatgagtgagcacctgggtggctcagtcagttaatccttcaccttcagctcaggtcatgattctgggatcctgggatggagccctgcatcgggctctccgctctgtggggagcctgcttctccctctccctctgcctactgttcTCCCTGGTTGTGCTCTTGCACAtgctcactcgtgctctctctttctctgtcaagtaaataaaatcttaaatatatatatatatatatatatatataaatttttttaaagtaaggagGCTGTGACCAGCCCTCTTCCCCCTGACTGGTGCTTTTCCTGGCAGCTGCCAACATCCTGGGCCATCTAAGTAAGGGCGTCTACGTGCTGATGAGTGGGCTGGACCTGGAACGGCTCGTGCTGTCTGGTGGGCCCCTTGGGTGAGTGTGAGACTTGGGGGGAGCTGGGTGTTTGGTGTCCTTGGCAGGTGGTGCCATCTACAGCCTTCCCCTTGGGGGCCAATGGGAACTACTTCCTGGGAGCTGTACCTTCTTTCTTGGagacaaaatgaacaaacctCCTCTCAAATGTACGTCCTTCACAATGAAGGGAAATATTATTAGCCAAAAGGCCTGAGGAGCAATAGGGCTTGATTACTCAGGATGAAGCAGGGCACCCAAGCTCTAAGACCTGTCTGCACAGGAGTCCTGCCACTACATCTGATGTCAGGGAAAGGGGCACAAGTCCTGGGCAGTCAGTGCAGCGACCGAGCAGGGGTGACAAGAGTCCTCATGTTCCCTTTCTGTTCCCCGGGACCCTGTTCCTTGCCATGCCAAGCTGTATGCCCCCAAGCCTTCCCACACTGGCATTTTGCCACCCCAGCTGGCAATGCGGGTACAGTGCCTTTCTCTTCCCTGGCAGGCTCATGCAGGCCGTCCTCGACCACACCATTCCCTACCTACACACAAGGGAAGCCTTTGGCCAGAAGATCGGCCACTTCCAGGTGAGTCGAAATCTTTGGCTGAAATGGACTTTTTCATCGGGTTCAAATGTTCTTTAACAAACAAGCCAGGTATTTAACATCTTTTGCCACCAAAATGAGTCTGAATGCCTGGGCACGTGGGCTTCCTCGGCATGCCACCTGGCTTTGGGATTTAGCGGGAAGGCGATCACATGGCAGCTCGCTCCCGACACGCGAAGGCACTAGACGTTGCAAGGTTGAATGGCAAGGCGCACAGGTTGTGGGCAGGCACCGGGGAAGGGAGCAGTGTTCTAGTCACGAGGGCACTCTGGGCAAGTCCAGTCCCCTCTCCGTGCCCCGCATCACCGGGCCTGGCTAGCAGGTTGCTAGCGCTAACCAGCTTTTGGTGACCAGGGGGAGTGTCTGAGAGGAATGTGGCTCCAGCATGTTGACTTGTGACCTCCCCTCGCACCCAGCTGATGCAGGGGAAGATGGCCGACATGTACACCCGCCTCATGGCGTGCCGGCAGTATGTCTACAACGTCGCCAAGGCCTGTGATCAAGGCCACTGCACTGCCAAGGTAAAGGCCAGCCATTGGGACTCCCTGCCCGCGCGGTGCCGGCGGGGCCCTGGCTGACCCAGAGCCCCCTCCCACAGGACTGCGCGGGGGTGATTCTTTACTCAGCTGAGTGCGCCACACGGGTTGCCCTGGATGGCATTCAGTGCTTCGGTGAGTGgccccactccctgctcccaGCACGGGCggtttcctcttccctcctctctctgcctctgctcactGCAGCAGGGCTGGCACCTTCAGGCTCCTTCTCCCCAGCTACTAGCAGGACATGTTAAAGCAAATGAGAAAAGCGCTGGAAGCCACGAGGCAGGAAGCTGCTCCTGCCTTCAGTGGTGCCTCCCTCTCACACTGCCTGCCCGGTCCTGTGAACACTGGGAGACGGGGAAGGAGGGATGGTGGGACAGCCTCGTGTCAGCGCTGCACAGAGGTCAAGAGCACAGACTTGAGCCAGGAGGCCTAGGTTTGAGCCCCAGCCCAACCACCAACTGGCTTTGTAAATTATGCTGATTACCTAAACCTTCCTGGGCCTGGCATCCAGTGAGCTCAATGCAGTATCTTCTTGTCCTCCTTCCCGGGTCTGCCAGTGGCTGTCTCCATCTCTGCCTGGTGTCCTCAGCTCTCTGAGTGGCCCTCCAGCTCCTTGTCTCTGCTCCCACAGCCTCCCCTCTCGCCACTATTTGCTGCATCTCTCTCATCAGTCTCTCCCCCTCTGGCCTGTTCCTGTACACTTGGCTTTCTGTTGGCTttcctcactgcccatcacctCCTGTTGCCCTTTCTTCTCTGCCCAAACCCTGGCTGCAGGTGCCAATGGCTACATCAACGACTTTCCCATGGGCCGCTTTCTGCGAGATGCCAAGCTGTATGAGATTGGGGCTGGGACCAGTGAGGTGAGGCGACTGGTCATCGGCAGGGCCTTCAACGCAGACTTCCACTAACCCCAGGACCTTTCACCCCCTTTCTCAGCACCTAGAGGCCTTTCTTTGGGAGTAGAGATACAGCAGCCCTTCTGCTGCCCAGCTGCACTTGTGTCAGCCCTTGGCCTCTGCATGAGGTTGAGGTCTCTACTACGGCTGGCAAGTGCTGTGGGCCTCAGAGCCTGCCCCCCGAGATGCTGCAAGTTGAAGGCGGGCCTGGGGGAAAGGGAGCAACACTTCCAGTCACAACTTCTGGTCTGAAGATACTGTAGGACATTAATGGGAGTTGTGGTGCGTGGAGGGCCTACCTGAAAAGTGTTCCATGGGTTCAGATGAACTcagcaagggatgcctgggtggctcaacagttgagcgagtatctgctttcagctcagggcatgatcccggactcccgggatcgagtcccacatcgggcaccctgtgagtagcctgcttcttcctctgccagtgtctctgcctctctctctgtatctctcatgaataaataaatacaatctaaa of the Canis lupus familiaris isolate Mischka breed German Shepherd chromosome 30, alternate assembly UU_Cfam_GSD_1.0, whole genome shotgun sequence genome contains:
- the IVD gene encoding isovaleryl-CoA dehydrogenase, mitochondrial isoform X2 — translated: MATSAWLLGRRAARWRLRAPLGSLTSRRAHSLLPVDDAINGLSAEQKQLRQTMAKFLQEHLAPQAQEIDHFNEFKNLREFWKQLGNLGVLGITAPAQYGGSGLGYLEQVLVMEEISRVSAAVGLSYGAHSNLCLNQIVRNGNEAQKEKYLPKNMPGFSTSKKLDKLGMRGSNTCELIFEDCKVPAANILGHLSKGVYVLMSGLDLERLVLSGGPLGLMQAVLDHTIPYLHTREAFGQKIGHFQLMQGKMADMYTRLMACRQYVYNVAKACDQGHCTAKDCAGVILYSAECATRVALDGIQCFGANGYINDFPMGRFLRDAKLYEIGAGTSEVRRLVIGRAFNADFH
- the IVD gene encoding isovaleryl-CoA dehydrogenase, mitochondrial isoform X1, which produces MATSAWLLGRRAARWRLRAPLGSLTSRRAHSLLPVDDAINGLSAEQKQLRQTMAKFLQEHLAPQAQEIDHFNEFKNLREFWKQLGNLGVLGITAPAQYGGSGLGYLEQVLVMEEISRVSAAVGLSYGAHSNLCLNQIVRNGNEAQKEKYLPKLISGEYIGALAMSEPNAGSDVVSMKLKAEKKGDYYILNGNKFWITNGPDADILIIYAKTDLAVVPASRGITAFIVEKNMPGFSTSKKLDKLGMRGSNTCELIFEDCKVPAANILGHLSKGVYVLMSGLDLERLVLSGGPLGLMQAVLDHTIPYLHTREAFGQKIGHFQLMQGKMADMYTRLMACRQYVYNVAKACDQGHCTAKDCAGVILYSAECATRVALDGIQCFGANGYINDFPMGRFLRDAKLYEIGAGTSEVRRLVIGRAFNADFH